A DNA window from Anaerocolumna sp. AGMB13020 contains the following coding sequences:
- the accD gene encoding acetyl-CoA carboxylase, carboxyltransferase subunit beta, with the protein MLKEMFKKNISAGTEQKLLNQGQKIKDSIYDAQIPEGLFDKCDKCGEIVYLEDVIQNYFICPVCGGYFRISPRARLSMILDKGSFEEWDVNLPVSDPLNFPGYQDKLNHLRMATGLEDAVITGEGNIDGTKVAIGVMASAFLMGSMGETVGEKITRLVEKATKRRLPVVLFCCSGGARMQEGIVSLMQMAKTAQAIKKHDEAGLLYIPVLTDPTTGGVMASFAMLGDVIIAEPGALIGFAGPRVIEQTIGQKLPEGFQSAEFLLEHGFVDKVVKRNKLRQTLSLLVKSQDAGIDSKEE; encoded by the coding sequence ATGCTTAAGGAAATGTTTAAGAAAAATATATCAGCTGGTACGGAGCAAAAACTCCTGAACCAGGGACAGAAAATAAAAGATTCCATCTATGATGCACAGATTCCCGAGGGCCTCTTTGACAAATGCGATAAATGCGGTGAGATTGTCTATCTGGAGGATGTGATCCAGAACTATTTTATCTGCCCTGTATGCGGCGGCTATTTCCGAATCAGCCCCAGGGCAAGACTTAGTATGATACTGGATAAAGGAAGTTTTGAGGAATGGGATGTGAATCTTCCGGTAAGCGACCCCCTAAATTTCCCCGGATATCAGGATAAATTAAATCACCTTCGTATGGCAACCGGACTCGAAGATGCAGTGATAACAGGCGAAGGGAACATCGATGGCACAAAGGTTGCTATTGGTGTCATGGCCTCTGCATTTTTAATGGGAAGCATGGGAGAGACCGTTGGGGAGAAGATTACCCGTCTTGTGGAAAAAGCAACAAAAAGACGGCTTCCGGTTGTATTGTTCTGTTGTTCCGGAGGAGCCAGAATGCAGGAGGGAATCGTATCCCTGATGCAGATGGCGAAAACAGCACAGGCAATCAAGAAGCATGATGAGGCAGGATTATTATATATACCGGTACTGACAGATCCCACCACCGGGGGCGTTATGGCAAGCTTTGCTATGTTAGGTGATGTTATAATTGCTGAACCAGGTGCTTTAATTGGATTTGCAGGTCCAAGAGTAATTGAACAGACCATTGGACAGAAATTACCGGAAGGTTTTCAGAGTGCTGAATTTTTACTGGAACACGGTTTTGTTGACAAAGTGGTAAAACGTAATAAGTTAAGACAGACCTTATCACTATTGGTAAAGAGCCAGGATGCAGGTATAGACAGCAAAGAAGAATAA
- the fabF gene encoding beta-ketoacyl-ACP synthase II yields MKKRVVVTGLGVITPIGNNIEDFWKSIKEQKVPFAPITYFDTTEYKVKLAAQVKDFKPEDYMEAKTAKRMENFCQFAVAAAGEAIKNSGLDLTKEDVTRVGVCVGSGIGSLQAVEREHSKLVEKGPKRVAPLLVPLMISNMAAGNVAIQYGLKGKCTNVVTACATGTHSIGDAVRYIQCDEADVMIAGGTEAAISPIGVAGFSALTAMTTETDPKRASIPFDKDRSGFVMGEGAGIVVLESYEHAVERGATILAEIAGYGATCDAFHITSPSEDGEGAARAMLTAVKEAGITPEEVDYVNAHGTSTHHNDLFETRSIKMAFKDHAYNLLVNSTKSMTGHLLGAAGAVEFIVCVKSVMENYVHATVGYEIPDEELDLNYVKTPVTDRVINYAISNSLGFGGHNGSLLVKKFTE; encoded by the coding sequence ATGAAAAAACGAGTAGTAGTTACCGGATTAGGAGTTATTACACCTATTGGTAATAATATAGAAGATTTTTGGAAAAGTATAAAAGAACAAAAGGTACCCTTTGCACCGATTACTTACTTTGATACCACAGAATATAAGGTTAAGCTGGCGGCACAGGTAAAGGACTTTAAACCCGAAGACTATATGGAAGCCAAGACTGCCAAACGTATGGAGAACTTCTGTCAGTTTGCTGTAGCTGCAGCAGGTGAAGCTATTAAGAATTCAGGACTGGATTTGACAAAAGAAGATGTAACCAGAGTCGGTGTTTGTGTAGGTTCCGGTATCGGAAGCCTTCAGGCAGTTGAAAGGGAGCATTCAAAGCTTGTGGAGAAAGGGCCAAAAAGAGTTGCTCCTTTGCTGGTACCCTTAATGATCTCGAATATGGCTGCTGGCAACGTGGCAATCCAGTACGGGCTAAAGGGTAAATGTACCAATGTGGTTACAGCTTGTGCAACGGGTACTCATTCTATTGGTGATGCGGTTCGTTATATACAGTGTGACGAAGCAGATGTCATGATAGCAGGCGGTACAGAAGCAGCTATCAGCCCTATTGGTGTGGCAGGGTTTTCCGCGCTGACAGCCATGACCACCGAAACAGATCCTAAGAGAGCCTCCATCCCTTTTGATAAAGACAGAAGCGGTTTTGTTATGGGAGAAGGAGCAGGAATCGTAGTATTGGAATCCTATGAACATGCGGTGGAGAGAGGAGCAACCATATTGGCGGAAATAGCCGGTTACGGTGCAACTTGTGATGCTTTTCATATTACTTCTCCTTCCGAAGACGGAGAAGGTGCAGCAAGAGCTATGCTTACAGCAGTAAAAGAAGCTGGAATAACACCGGAGGAGGTTGATTATGTCAATGCTCACGGAACCAGCACCCACCATAATGATTTGTTTGAAACCAGATCCATAAAGATGGCCTTTAAAGACCATGCCTATAATCTCCTTGTGAATTCCACCAAGTCAATGACCGGACATTTGCTGGGTGCAGCAGGTGCAGTTGAGTTCATTGTATGTGTAAAATCCGTTATGGAGAATTATGTTCATGCAACGGTAGGTTATGAAATACCCGATGAGGAGCTGGACTTAAATTATGTAAAGACACCTGTAACCGACAGAGTAATAAATTATGCTATATCCAATTCCTTAGGTTTTGGCGGTCATAACGGCAGCTTACTGGTTAAGAAATTCACAGAGTAA
- the fabK gene encoding enoyl-[acyl-carrier-protein] reductase FabK has product MEGQKALHTEICDLLHIKYPIIQGGMAWVAEHHLAAGVSEAGGLGIIASASATAEIVRNEIRKCKELTDKPFGVNIMMLNPHASEIAKVIIEEKVPVVTTGAGNPEKFIKDWKAAGVTVIPVVASVALARRMERSGADALIAEGCEAGGHIGELTTMALIPQIVDAVTIPVIAAGGIGDGRGLAAVFMLGAKGGQVGTRFVVAKESIVHDNYKQRVISAKDIDSVVTGRSTGHPVRALRNNMTRNYLKLEQEGRSFEELELLTLGSLRKAVMEGDITEGSVMAGQIAGLISKEQSCKEILEEITVEACQVIQKGWA; this is encoded by the coding sequence ATGGAAGGTCAGAAAGCATTACACACAGAGATCTGTGATTTGCTTCATATAAAATATCCAATTATACAAGGCGGAATGGCCTGGGTGGCAGAGCATCATCTGGCAGCAGGAGTTTCTGAAGCCGGAGGGCTTGGTATTATTGCTTCAGCCAGTGCAACTGCCGAAATTGTAAGAAATGAAATCAGAAAATGCAAAGAGCTAACAGATAAGCCCTTTGGTGTTAATATTATGATGTTGAATCCTCACGCATCGGAGATTGCAAAGGTAATCATCGAAGAAAAAGTTCCGGTAGTAACAACAGGCGCAGGAAATCCGGAAAAATTCATAAAGGATTGGAAAGCCGCTGGCGTAACCGTTATACCGGTAGTAGCTTCTGTTGCGTTAGCCAGGAGAATGGAGCGCAGTGGTGCTGATGCTTTGATAGCAGAAGGCTGTGAAGCTGGCGGCCATATTGGAGAACTTACCACAATGGCACTGATTCCTCAGATTGTAGATGCGGTTACCATTCCTGTCATAGCAGCGGGAGGTATCGGAGATGGAAGAGGTCTCGCGGCGGTATTTATGCTTGGAGCCAAAGGCGGTCAGGTCGGAACCCGATTTGTAGTAGCAAAGGAATCCATCGTACATGACAATTATAAACAGAGAGTAATCAGTGCGAAGGACATAGATTCAGTAGTAACCGGCCGCTCCACTGGGCATCCCGTAAGAGCTCTTCGCAACAACATGACCAGAAATTACCTTAAATTGGAGCAGGAAGGCAGAAGCTTTGAGGAATTAGAGCTTCTAACCCTGGGATCCTTAAGGAAAGCTGTTATGGAAGGAGATATCACCGAAGGCTCTGTTATGGCAGGCCAGATAGCAGGTCTCATCTCCAAAGAACAGTCCTGTAAGGAAATACTGGAGGAAATAACAGTAGAAGCCTGTCAGGTAATCCAAAAAGGATGGGCATAA
- the fabD gene encoding ACP S-malonyltransferase codes for MGKTAFIFPGQGAQYAGMGKDFYDTYSTSKEIYDKAEELLLMDIKELCFEENTKLSITRYTQPAMAVTCLAIYEGVRELGLTPDYFAGLSLGEYPAVIASGVLSFEEGIKLVKIRGELMETAVPEGLGGMAAVLGLDGETIEKVLTEVDGIAVVANYNCPGQIVISGEKEAVSAAGEKLSAAGAKRVIPLNVSGPFHSPMLKGAGDKLLQELYSIIVSKPEIPYVANVDGKPVTEAEGIRESLSKQVYSSVRWEDSVRTLLAAGVDLFVEIGPGKTLSGFIRKIDKNVTVINIEKIQDLEKLKEVIHARG; via the coding sequence ATGGGAAAAACTGCGTTTATATTCCCAGGTCAAGGCGCTCAATACGCAGGCATGGGAAAGGATTTTTATGATACTTACAGCACCTCAAAAGAAATTTATGACAAAGCCGAAGAGCTCCTTTTAATGGACATCAAGGAGCTGTGCTTTGAAGAAAATACAAAATTATCTATTACCAGGTATACACAGCCGGCAATGGCTGTCACCTGTTTAGCCATATACGAAGGCGTAAGGGAATTGGGGTTGACCCCTGATTACTTTGCAGGTTTAAGCCTGGGAGAATATCCGGCAGTTATAGCTTCCGGCGTCTTATCCTTTGAAGAAGGAATTAAACTGGTCAAGATCCGAGGCGAGCTGATGGAAACTGCTGTGCCGGAAGGTTTAGGCGGTATGGCTGCCGTGCTTGGGCTTGACGGTGAAACCATAGAGAAGGTTCTGACAGAAGTGGATGGCATAGCAGTAGTTGCTAATTATAATTGTCCCGGACAGATTGTAATATCCGGAGAGAAAGAAGCGGTAAGTGCAGCCGGTGAGAAGTTATCGGCAGCAGGAGCAAAAAGAGTTATTCCGCTAAATGTCAGCGGACCCTTTCACTCCCCTATGTTAAAAGGGGCGGGGGATAAGCTTCTTCAGGAACTTTACTCCATTATTGTATCAAAGCCTGAAATTCCCTATGTGGCAAATGTAGACGGAAAACCTGTCACAGAGGCAGAAGGTATCAGAGAGAGTTTATCAAAGCAGGTGTATTCCTCCGTAAGATGGGAAGACAGCGTCAGAACTTTACTGGCAGCAGGGGTGGATCTGTTTGTAGAAATCGGTCCAGGAAAGACTCTGTCAGGGTTTATAAGAAAAATTGATAAAAACGTCACCGTTATTAATATAGAGAAAATACAGGATCTTGAGAAGCTTAAGGAGGTTATTCATGCTAGAGGGTAA
- a CDS encoding RNA polymerase sigma factor yields the protein MKDEAIINLLSEKNEMGLLKLAEKYEKLLIHIAGTILGGRNEDIEECVNDTYMKLWKHIDRYDMEKASLKTYLKVIIRNTAINKLRDLSRREGMEYKEDFSDIAQYYIDQSQNVENQVFRKEDILLLNEIIRELDKKDRELVLRRYYYLQSSKDIAGAMKMSVTAVDSRLSRLRNKMKLTFDQKLRITV from the coding sequence TTGAAGGATGAGGCAATAATAAACCTGCTGTCTGAAAAAAATGAAATGGGTTTATTAAAGTTGGCTGAAAAGTATGAGAAGCTTTTAATCCATATTGCCGGTACAATCCTTGGCGGACGTAATGAAGATATTGAAGAATGTGTGAATGACACTTATATGAAACTATGGAAGCATATCGACCGTTATGATATGGAAAAAGCCTCCTTGAAAACTTATTTAAAAGTAATTATCAGAAACACAGCAATAAATAAGCTTCGTGATCTAAGCCGCAGAGAGGGAATGGAATATAAAGAAGACTTTTCAGATATTGCCCAGTACTACATCGATCAAAGCCAGAATGTAGAAAATCAGGTATTTCGAAAAGAGGATATTCTCCTTTTAAATGAGATTATAAGAGAACTGGACAAAAAGGACAGGGAGCTTGTACTGCGCAGGTACTATTATCTGCAGTCCTCCAAGGACATTGCCGGTGCTATGAAGATGTCCGTAACAGCAGTAGACAGCAGGTTGTCAAGACTACGGAATAAAATGAAGCTTACCTTTGACCAAAAACTAAGAATCACGGTGTGA
- a CDS encoding AraC family transcriptional regulator: protein MKLYYDTVNITFCMEQYRISSLHFVYEQFLRSIPCHSHSDNSYEIHYISHGKGKVKINGIPYPIVPNTLYITGPHVEHEQIPDAQDPMFEYCIYLKTEKLSKGKQQKKADNYMQLFLETKFWFGQDSQNIHALMQQIFYELEKKYDGYYKLVETLLQQLIIKMSRNYVRIPMNHEKTIPFDLGYGKFLIIEEYFLYEYKNLSLNILAERLGLGTRQTERLLKKHYGKSFLQKKTEARMSAALIFLLDPNNRITDIALDIGYSSSEHFSNAFKRYYGMTAREYRKKC from the coding sequence ATGAAGCTCTATTATGATACCGTTAATATTACTTTTTGTATGGAACAGTACAGAATTTCATCGCTTCATTTTGTATACGAGCAATTTCTGCGCTCGATTCCCTGTCACAGTCACAGCGATAACAGTTACGAAATCCATTATATTTCCCATGGTAAGGGAAAAGTCAAAATCAATGGTATTCCCTATCCTATTGTACCCAATACACTGTATATTACCGGTCCTCACGTGGAGCATGAGCAAATTCCAGATGCTCAGGACCCCATGTTTGAATATTGTATCTATCTGAAAACAGAAAAACTAAGCAAAGGAAAACAGCAAAAAAAAGCTGACAATTACATGCAGCTTTTTTTAGAAACGAAATTCTGGTTTGGACAGGACAGTCAGAATATTCATGCCCTGATGCAGCAAATATTTTATGAATTGGAGAAAAAATATGACGGTTACTATAAGCTGGTAGAAACTCTTTTACAGCAGCTTATTATCAAAATGTCAAGAAATTATGTGCGTATACCAATGAATCATGAAAAGACTATTCCTTTTGATCTGGGTTATGGTAAATTCCTTATCATAGAAGAATACTTTTTATATGAGTATAAGAATCTTTCCTTAAACATATTAGCAGAGCGCTTAGGCTTAGGCACAAGACAGACAGAGCGGCTCTTAAAAAAACACTACGGGAAATCCTTTCTTCAAAAGAAAACAGAAGCCAGGATGTCTGCGGCGTTAATCTTTCTTTTGGATCCGAATAATCGTATTACGGATATTGCCCTGGATATCGGATATTCCTCTTCCGAACACTTTTCCAATGCCTTTAAAAGATATTACGGCATGACCGCCAGAGAATACCGAAAAAAATGCTGA
- the accB gene encoding acetyl-CoA carboxylase biotin carboxyl carrier protein: MKQEEILQLIKAVSSSNLTAFRYKDGEVSLELECIQKEAGEVLTKVIHPVKEESTSESEENLLVIKSPMVGTFYTAKSQNSEPYVQVGDKVKKGQAVGIIEAMKLMNEIESEYDGIVDKIVAYNKDMVEYGQPLIYIRPL, translated from the coding sequence GTGAAACAGGAAGAAATTCTTCAATTAATAAAAGCTGTCTCTTCCAGTAATTTAACAGCCTTCCGTTACAAAGACGGAGAGGTGTCACTGGAACTGGAATGTATCCAGAAAGAGGCAGGAGAAGTCCTGACGAAGGTTATTCATCCGGTAAAGGAGGAGAGCACTTCTGAATCAGAGGAAAACCTGTTAGTGATTAAATCCCCCATGGTGGGTACCTTTTATACCGCAAAATCCCAGAACAGTGAACCCTATGTTCAAGTAGGTGACAAGGTTAAGAAGGGGCAGGCCGTTGGTATCATTGAAGCCATGAAACTAATGAATGAAATTGAATCAGAATACGATGGAATCGTTGATAAGATAGTTGCATATAACAAGGATATGGTGGAATACGGACAGCCGTTGATCTATATCAGACCACTGTAG
- a CDS encoding RbsD/FucU family protein gives MLKGISAILSPEFLKVLCEMGHSDRVVIADGNFPAESMGKNAIVIRCDGHGIPEILEAVLSLFPLDNYTEHPVKLMEVVPGDRVETPIWDTYKEILKKYDARGDVMIEYTERFRFYEEAKTAYAIIATGETALYANVMLQKGVIIPD, from the coding sequence ATGTTAAAAGGCATATCGGCTATCTTGTCACCGGAGTTTTTAAAGGTACTTTGCGAAATGGGGCACAGTGACAGAGTAGTCATAGCAGACGGGAATTTTCCGGCAGAATCTATGGGAAAGAACGCTATTGTAATACGTTGTGATGGTCATGGAATTCCTGAGATCCTGGAAGCCGTGTTAAGCCTGTTTCCACTGGATAATTATACGGAGCATCCGGTAAAGCTTATGGAGGTGGTACCAGGAGACAGAGTCGAGACACCAATATGGGATACCTATAAGGAAATACTAAAAAAATATGATGCCAGAGGAGACGTAATGATAGAATATACGGAACGTTTCCGATTCTATGAAGAGGCTAAGACCGCTTATGCAATCATTGCAACAGGAGAAACGGCATTATATGCCAATGTGATGCTGCAAAAAGGTGTAATCATACCCGATTAA
- a CDS encoding acetyl-CoA carboxylase carboxyltransferase subunit alpha has protein sequence MPAELTAWERVEIARGISRPTSLDFISGIFNKFTELHGDRQGKDDGAVIGGIAVIDGEYVTVIGLQKGRNLKENTRRNYGMANPSGYRKALRLMKQAEKFNRPVICFVDTPGAYPGIEAEERGQGEAIARNLFEMSGLKVPVLSIIIGEGGSGGALALAVANEVWMMENAIYSILSPEGFASILWKDSRKASDAAEVMKITAKDLLELRIIERIIPEEEPLNLENLCCVAEALRTEILSFIHSYKKKDTDEITQQRYERFRKM, from the coding sequence ATGCCGGCAGAATTAACAGCGTGGGAACGTGTTGAAATAGCAAGAGGAATTAGCAGACCTACCAGCCTTGATTTTATCAGCGGTATCTTTAATAAATTTACAGAGCTCCATGGTGACAGACAAGGGAAAGATGACGGTGCGGTCATCGGCGGAATTGCTGTGATAGACGGGGAATATGTAACGGTAATCGGTCTTCAGAAGGGCCGTAATCTTAAAGAGAATACCAGGCGTAATTACGGAATGGCTAATCCTTCCGGATACCGTAAAGCCTTAAGACTGATGAAGCAGGCAGAGAAATTTAACAGACCGGTTATCTGCTTTGTAGATACCCCAGGAGCTTATCCGGGAATAGAAGCGGAAGAAAGGGGTCAGGGAGAAGCGATAGCCAGGAATCTCTTTGAAATGTCCGGGCTTAAGGTACCTGTTCTAAGTATTATTATCGGTGAAGGCGGCAGCGGAGGAGCTCTTGCCTTAGCAGTTGCAAATGAGGTATGGATGATGGAGAATGCAATCTATTCCATATTATCACCGGAGGGTTTTGCCTCCATACTCTGGAAAGACAGCAGAAAAGCATCGGATGCAGCGGAAGTCATGAAGATAACTGCAAAAGACCTTCTGGAGCTTCGCATTATCGAACGGATTATTCCGGAGGAGGAGCCTTTGAACCTGGAGAATTTATGCTGTGTGGCAGAAGCCTTAAGGACAGAGATTTTATCCTTTATACATTCCTATAAAAAGAAAGACACGGATGAAATAACCCAGCAGCGTTATGAAAGATTCAGAAAGATGTAG
- the fabZ gene encoding 3-hydroxyacyl-ACP dehydratase FabZ, which translates to MLDINEIKKIIPQRSPFLMVDRILELDPGKRAVGRKCVSYNEPYFEGHFPEEPVMPGVLIIEALAQVGAVICLSIEENKGKNALFGGINKARFRNKVFPGDVLTMEVELIKRKGNIGIATAKAFNEEKVFAEAELIFVLG; encoded by the coding sequence ATGTTGGATATTAATGAAATTAAGAAGATCATACCTCAGAGAAGTCCTTTTTTAATGGTAGACAGGATTCTGGAATTAGACCCCGGAAAACGTGCTGTCGGCAGGAAATGCGTTTCCTACAATGAACCTTATTTTGAAGGTCATTTTCCGGAAGAACCGGTTATGCCGGGAGTGCTTATCATAGAAGCACTGGCACAGGTTGGTGCGGTAATCTGTCTTTCCATTGAAGAAAACAAGGGTAAGAATGCTTTATTTGGAGGTATTAACAAAGCAAGGTTTCGCAACAAAGTTTTTCCGGGAGATGTTCTCACAATGGAAGTTGAGCTGATAAAAAGGAAAGGAAATATAGGGATTGCCACAGCGAAGGCCTTTAACGAAGAGAAGGTATTTGCAGAAGCAGAACTTATTTTTGTCCTCGGCTAG
- a CDS encoding zinc-binding alcohol dehydrogenase family protein: MKTVLISEPYNIKIVETEKPEAKAGEALLKILYCGICGADVASYTGNQPFTTYPRIPGHEFSAEIISIPENEKGLKAGDVVTANPYFNCNSCYSCERGLVNCCMDNQTMGVQRDGSFSQFITMPIERIYPGKGLSAKELALIEPFSIGYHAVARTAIKPTDKILVIGAGPIGLFALISAKLKGAEVYIADILDGRLEIAKEFGADGVINTITSSLKEETDRITKGGGFDVCIEACGLSATFLNCIDCAAFGGNIILIGNGKKETTFLHSILLKKELNIFGSRNSFAADFTELIDIVASGKVDIMKMVSCVYPIDQADAAFKALAENDGSLEKVLVEL, from the coding sequence ATGAAAACGGTACTGATTTCTGAACCATATAATATTAAGATTGTTGAAACAGAAAAACCTGAAGCGAAAGCGGGCGAAGCGCTGCTTAAAATCCTCTACTGCGGTATCTGTGGTGCGGATGTTGCAAGCTACACGGGAAATCAACCCTTTACCACTTATCCCAGAATACCCGGACATGAGTTCAGCGCGGAGATCATAAGCATTCCGGAAAATGAGAAAGGACTGAAAGCAGGGGATGTAGTAACGGCTAATCCTTATTTTAACTGCAACAGCTGTTATTCTTGTGAGAGAGGACTTGTTAACTGCTGTATGGATAACCAGACAATGGGAGTACAACGGGACGGAAGCTTCAGCCAGTTTATCACTATGCCGATAGAGCGGATCTATCCCGGTAAAGGCCTTTCTGCAAAGGAATTAGCCTTAATTGAGCCGTTTAGTATTGGTTATCATGCGGTAGCAAGAACTGCCATAAAACCGACGGACAAGATTTTGGTGATTGGTGCCGGACCAATCGGTCTTTTTGCCCTGATATCTGCCAAACTTAAGGGGGCAGAAGTTTACATAGCAGATATTCTGGATGGAAGACTGGAAATAGCGAAGGAATTCGGCGCTGACGGAGTCATTAATACGATTACTTCCTCCCTGAAGGAGGAGACGGATAGAATTACGAAAGGCGGTGGATTTGATGTATGCATTGAAGCCTGCGGGCTTTCTGCAACCTTCTTAAATTGTATAGATTGTGCTGCCTTTGGAGGAAATATCATATTAATCGGAAACGGAAAGAAAGAAACCACCTTCCTGCATTCAATCCTGTTAAAAAAGGAATTAAATATCTTTGGCAGCAGGAATTCCTTTGCAGCAGATTTTACAGAGCTCATTGACATTGTAGCCTCCGGTAAGGTTGATATTATGAAGATGGTAAGCTGCGTTTATCCGATAGACCAGGCAGATGCGGCCTTTAAGGCACTTGCAGAAAATGACGGTTCGCTGGAAAAGGTATTGGTAGAATTATGA
- the acpP gene encoding acyl carrier protein: MLEKIKEIIAAQLAVDAGTITETSTFKEDLGADSLELFELIMAMEEEYDIEIPSEDLNSLESVGDLITYLKNKGVE, from the coding sequence ATGTTAGAGAAAATTAAAGAGATCATAGCAGCACAGCTTGCAGTAGATGCAGGTACTATTACAGAGACCTCCACTTTCAAAGAGGATTTAGGAGCAGATTCTCTTGAGCTTTTTGAATTGATTATGGCAATGGAAGAAGAATATGATATCGAAATACCTTCAGAAGATTTAAATTCACTGGAATCAGTAGGAGACTTAATAACCTATTTAAAGAATAAGGGTGTGGAATAA
- the fabG gene encoding 3-oxoacyl-[acyl-carrier-protein] reductase, with the protein MLEGKTAFVTGGSRGIGRAIAVALAKNGATVIINYCGSFEAAKETEEIIKNNGGMAYLLQGDVASSSDVERMFAWIAENVKRLDILVNNAGITRDNLILKMTDEEYSQVIDTNLKGVFYCLKHASRVMLKQRYGKIINISSISGIHGNPGQVNYSAAKAGVIGMTKTLARELSSRNINVNAIAPGYINTDMTVHLKEEIKAKALETIPLKRFGEGEDIAEAVVFLASDKASYITGQVLSVDGGMGI; encoded by the coding sequence ATGCTAGAGGGTAAAACAGCATTCGTTACCGGTGGAAGCAGAGGTATCGGAAGAGCAATAGCAGTTGCTCTTGCGAAGAACGGTGCTACTGTTATTATAAATTACTGCGGTTCTTTCGAAGCTGCAAAGGAAACAGAAGAAATCATCAAAAATAACGGCGGCATGGCCTATCTGCTACAGGGTGATGTAGCCAGCTCCTCTGATGTGGAAAGAATGTTTGCCTGGATTGCTGAAAATGTAAAAAGACTGGATATCCTTGTAAACAATGCAGGTATCACCAGAGATAATCTTATTCTTAAAATGACGGATGAGGAATATAGTCAGGTTATCGATACGAATTTAAAAGGTGTATTTTATTGTTTGAAACATGCCTCTCGAGTGATGTTAAAGCAAAGATACGGAAAAATCATAAATATCTCCTCTATTTCCGGTATTCACGGTAATCCCGGCCAGGTTAACTACAGCGCAGCCAAAGCCGGTGTAATCGGAATGACCAAAACCCTGGCAAGAGAGTTATCCTCCAGAAATATTAACGTAAATGCCATTGCTCCTGGGTATATCAATACGGATATGACGGTGCATCTAAAAGAGGAGATCAAAGCAAAAGCCCTTGAAACAATTCCTCTAAAAAGATTTGGTGAAGGAGAGGACATTGCAGAGGCAGTGGTATTTCTGGCATCTGATAAGGCCTCTTACATCACAGGGCAGGTATTGTCTGTAGATGGTGGTATGGGAATATAA